The genomic region GGTGGTCGAGATCACCGACGCCCATCCCCGCCTCAGCCCCGAGGAGCAGGTGCTCTGGCGGCACTTCTGGCAGATCGAGCGGCCCCAGGGCCCGACCTGGGAGGACGCGGTCGCGGTGCTCCGCGAGATCGGCATCCAGCCCGCGGCCGAGCGCTGGGAGCGGCGGCGCGGCTTCCACTTCCACAGCCGCGACGACCTCGTGGCCAACTTCCGCCGCCGGCTCTGCCTGCCCGCCTCCCGCGACCCCGAGGTGCTCGACCAGCTGCGCCCCTGGCTGGTCCACGAGGACGGGCGCTGGGTGATGGGCGGCCGCCCCCGGGGACTGGTGACCCTCTGGTGGGACACCACGTCGCAAGATCGGAGCGTCCCTGGCGTTTGAAGTGTTGTCCGGGCACTCGCCCGCGGCGTGGTAGCGTGTGGTGGAGGGGAATGGCAAACATCCTGGTCGCAGAGGACCACGCTGACCTGCTCCGCATGATCTGCCTCGTTCTCGAGGGCAGCGGCCATGCGGTGGTGCCCACCCCCGACGGGGCCGAGGCGATCCGGCTGGTCCGTGAGGGGCTCCGCCCCGATCTCTTCCTCTCCGACTTCCGGATGCCCGGAACCACCGGCCTCGACACGGTGATGGAGATCCGCCACATCCATCCCGACCTGCCCTGCCTCATCGTCACCGGCGACGAGGGCCTGTGGCGCTCCGCCGACAGCCTCGCCCTGCTCGACATCGAGGTGGTGCGCAAGCCCTTCGCGGTGCCCCACCTGGTGGCCGCGGTCAGCCGCGCGCTCGCCGCCCACACCACCATCACCGGGCACCCCGTCGAGCATCCCCGCACCACCAGGCCCGCCGAGGCCGCCGCCAGCGACTGACCCGGCGCCGGCCGGCACGAGACCCGTTCTCGAGCCCTTGTCCGCTCTCGCCGCGGACGAGCATCATGGTGGGATGAGCACCGATCAGAGCACCCTGTCCGACGACTCCCTGCTCCCCTCCCCCGCCGGTGCCGGTTCCGCAGCCGGCCAGCCGGCGATCACGCCGTGGTTGCAGTCCGACGACCACCGGCTCCTCGCCCACCTCGCCGAGCGCCAGCGCAGCTGGGTGCTGGCGGTGTGCGAGGCCTCGCACGCGAAGGGGGGGAGGCTCACCCCGCCCGGGGTGGTCCGTGCCGCGCTCGACCGGCTCATCGCCGACCACGGGGAGGCGGCCGCCGCCGCGGAGGCGCTCGGCGGCGCCTAGTCGCGGGGGCGGCGCGTCCCCGTCACCAGCGCGGCGACCCGGCGGCGCTGCCGGACGAGCCCCCAGGGGAGCGGGAAGATCAGCGCGGCGGCCAGCCCCGGGCCGCGTCCCAGCAGGCCGAAGGTGGTCAGCGGCCAGATCCGCAGCCGGGCCCGGGCGATGATGTTGCCCCGGGGAATCAGGCCGATGTACCGCGAGTCGAGGGAGACGTTGCGGTTGTCGCCCAGCACGAAGAACCGGTCCGCGGGGACGGTGAGCGCCTGCGGGGTCTTGGTCGCCTTGCCGGCGCTGTCGCAGCAGAAGTCGACATCGGTCCAGGGGTCCTTGGTCTGGTCGGGGAGGTAGGGCTCGGGCAGCACCTGGAAGCTGCTCGCGCCGGCCGGCTTGATCAGCACCGCGGGGCGGGGCTGGCCGTTGACGACGTGGTAGGTACCGTCGATCTCGATGGTGTCCCCGGGCACGCCGATGACGCGCTTGATGATGTCGCGGTTCACGTCGCCGGGCTGCCGCAGCACGATGATGTCGCCGCGCTCGGGGGCGTGGAGGCGGTAGGTGAGCTTGTCGGCGAAGAGCAGGTCGTTGCTCTGCAGGGTCGGGATCATGCTGGGCCCGTCGACCCGCACCGTCTGCAGGCAGACGGTGATGACGACGTAGAGGGCGACCGCGAGGGCCAGCACCTCGAGCAGGTCGCGGACCAGCTTGCGACCGCTGCCCCCCGACCCCTTCTCGGGAGGAGGAGGTGGGCTGGCCTCGGGTGAGGCGGGGGGCAGGGCGGTGAGCTGGGTCATCGGGCGGGATTATCCGCCCGTCCGACCCGTCGGGCGGCCTCCGGTGACGGCGACGACACCACAGCGTCATCATCGGGTGACCCGTCCGGGGTCGCCCGAGCCGCTCACGAGGGGCGTCGATGCGGGTCGAGATGGTCCTCGAGGTGCCCGCGGGCAGCCCCGACAGGTACGGCGCTACGGCCGCGGCCCCGGCGCCAGGTAGACGTCGACGCAGACCAGGTCGGTGCAGCCGTGACCGGTCCGCACCCGCCCCGGGGGGCCGGCCGGAGCGGGCTGGCCCTGGGTGCTGACCATCCGCACCGTCGCCGCCGAGGCCGGGACCCTGGGCATCAGCGCGTCCGCGGGATAGGCGGCCACCCCCCAGTACCACGGCACCGAGCTCGCCGGCACGTGGGTGCGGGCGACGGTCGCGGGGTCGCCCTCGGCGAGCAGCTGGAGGTAGAGGTCGGGGGTCGCCAGCACCACGTCGGCGGGTCCGACCCGGCCGCGCAGCGCGGCGGCGAGCGCTCCCACGTCGGGGCGCGTCTGGAGGAACGCGAAGAGCAGGGCGGCCACCGCCATCCCCGCCACCGGCAGCGCCGCGAGCCGGCGCAGGCGGGCGAGCCCGAGGCCCAGCAGCGGCACCAGCGGAGGCCAGAGCACGCTGGCGTAGCGCGCGTCCCAGACCGGGCTGCGCAGGCTGAGCAGCGCGAGGATCCCGATGGCGCCGAGGCCGGCCACGGCCAGGTACCAGCCGCCCCGCCACCCCGAGACCGCCGGGCGGGCGACGCCGAACAGCACCGCCGCGCCGGCGATCGACGCACCCAGCAGCGAGAACGCCTGGGCGGTGACCAGCAGGGCGTGCTGGGGCAGCTCGCGGTCGACCCCCGGTCCGGCGAGGAGCTGGGTGACGATGCCGAGGGTGGGGGCGGGCCCGAGCCCCGAGGCCCAGAAGGCCCCGCCGGCGTTGGCCGCCTGGGCGTGGGCGAGAGGCAGCCAGGCGGCGAGCGGCAGGCAGCCCACTGCGACCGCGGCGAGGGCGCGGGGCAGGGCGCGCCGCTCCGGGAGCAGCACCGCCGCCACCAGCGTGGCCGCCACCGCGGCGATGTCGAGGTAGTGGGTGAGCAGAGCCGCCGCGGTCAGCCCGGCCAGCACCGCCAGCCGGCCGCGGTCGGGCCGCTCCAGCGCCCGCCAGAGCACCAGGGCGAAGGCCATCACCAGCGTGGCCGCCATCGCGTACATCCGCGCGTCGCGCGCGGGGATGAGGACGGAGGGCAGCGCGGCGGCCACCGCGGCGGCGCCGAGCCCGGCGGGGTCACCGCCGAGACGCCGGCCGAGGGCGGCGGCGACGGGGATCACGGCCGCCCCGATGAGCGCCGAGGGCAGCCGGAGCAGCGAGGGGCTCGAGCTCACGGCCGTGGCGAGGTGGTCGAGCACGTAGCTGAGCGGGGGGGCGGAGTCGTGGCGGATCGCGTCGAGCATCCCGCCCCAGCTGCGCCGGGTCACCACCGCGGTGAACGCCTCGTCCCGGGAGATCGGCTGCAGGCCGAGAAGGACGATCCGGGCGGCGAGCCCGGCGCCGCCGATGGCGACGAGGCCTGCGGCGTAGCCGGACAGCCCGGCACGGTCGCGCCCGGAGGCGGCGACGCGGGTGGCGAGCAGGGTCACCGGCTCACCGTGGCCCAGACCCTCGGCGCACCCGACGGGTCGCGCTCGGCCACCGCCGCCCGGGCGCCGGCGTCCGCCCCCAGGGCGGTGGCGAGGGTGCCGCGGCGGAGGGCGAGCACGGTGGTGCCCGGCGGCGGATGCAGCCGCGTCCCCGGCGCGGCGACCGCGACGGCCAGGCCGGCGTCGAGGAAGCGCACCACCAGCGCCCGGTAGCCGTCGAGCACCACCACGCTGCCGGGGTGCGCCGCGGCCAGCCGGGCGGCGGCGACCAGGTCGAAGGAGTAGGCGGTGTAGCGCTCGGCGACGGGCCGGTCGAGGTAGGCCCTCGCCCCCACCGCCGCCGGCAGCAGCAGCATCAGCCCGGCCAGCGACCCGGCGAGCGCGACCCCGCCGCGCCCGCGCCAGCGCCGCCCCGCGGCCAGCGCCGCGGCGACGCCGAGCCCCACCAGGGCGGCGCAGAACGGCTCCAGACCGAGGGCGCGGAGGAAGTGCGGGGCCGGCCCCTCGGTCGCGATCAGCGGCGGCAGCAGCATCACCGGCACGCCGGCGAGCACCAGCCGCATCCCCGGGTCGCAGTGCCGCCGCCAGCAGCGCACCGCCCCGGCGACCGCCAGCGGCATCACCGTGAACGGCAGCAGCGGCAGGCCGCCGGCGTCGTGCCGCGGGTTGGGGTCGCCGAGCACCCCGAACATCCCCAGGGTGCGGAGCATGTGCAGGGGCAGCGCGGCGAGGCCGGGGTGGTCGGGGTTGGCAGCACTCACGCTGATTCCGCGCCCGAAGTAGGCGACCGGGTCCATCGCCGCGGCGACCACGATCGGCGCCGCCACCAGCGCGTAGGCGGCGATCGCGGCGGCGAGGCTGCCGCGCATCGCCCGCCATCGCTCCGGGTCGGAGCGGCGCAGCCAGATCAGCCACACCGCCGCCACCAGGGGCAGCAGCTTCAGCGGCTGGTAGGTCCAGAGGCCCAGCCCGCAGGCGGCGCCGGCGAGGGCGGCGCGCCGCACGCCGGGCCGGTCACCCCAGGCGAGAAGCGCGGCGAGCGCGAGCGTCCCCACCAGCGGCACCAGCACGTTGCGCATCCCGTCGCGGTCGACCGCGACCAGCCAGACCGAGCCCGCCGCCCAGGCGGTGCCGCCGATGACCGCGGCGGCGCCGAAGCGGCGGAGGGCCAGCGGCGTGACCGCGACCCCGGCGACGCCGAGCACCGCCGCGGTGGCGCGCAGCGCGGTGACGCCGGGACCGGTGAGGTGGAACACCGCCGCGACCAGGTAGGCGAAGGTGACCTCACGGCCGCCGTCGCCGGCGAAGAAGAGCGGGTGATAGCCGGGCACGTGGAGGATCCGCCAGGCGTCGAGCCCCTCCGCCGCCTCGTCCTGGAAGAGCCCGCCCGGCTGGTCGCCGAGGCGCAGCAGGCGCAGCGCGGCGGCGCCGGCGACGAGGAGGAGCAGCGAGACCACGATGGCGATGTGGACACCGCGCCGGGCCGGCCGGTCCGGGGGCGCCGCCGGGTTCGGGCCGGCGGGGACGGCCGTCGCGGGGGTGGGGACGAGCGCCGTCATCGACGGAAGGATGGCGGGAGCGGGCGGGGCGGCGTGCGGAGCGGGGCTGTCACCATGCGCCCATGGGCCGGGTCGAGGGCAGGGTCGCGCTGGTCACCGGGGCGGCGCGCGGGCAGGGGCGGGCCGAGGCGGTGCTGCTCGCCGCCGAGGGGGCGGACATCATCGCGGTCGACATCTGCGCCGAGGTGCTGCCCCTCGGCTATCCACCCGCCACCCCCGCCGACCTCGAGGAGACCGCCCGCCTGGTCGAGGAGCGGGGCCGGCGGGTGGTCGCCCGCCGCGCCGACGTGCGCGACCTGGCGGCGCTGACGGCGGCGGTCGAGGAGGGCGTCGCCGCGCTCGGCCGGCTCGACGTGGTCGTCGCCAACGCGGGCATCTGCGGCTGGGGCCGGGTCTGGGAGATCTCCGAGGCGGAGTGGCGGGGGGTGATCGACACCAACCTCACCGGGGTCTGGCACACCCTCAGGGCGACCGTCCCGATCCTCATCGACCAGGGGACCGGCGGCTCGGTGATCGTCACCAGCTCGGTGGCCGGGCTGAAGTCGCTGCCCCTCCAGGCCCACTACTCGGCGGCGAAGCACGGGCTGGTCGGGCTCGCCAAGAGCGCCGCCATCGAGCTCGGCGAGCACGGCATCCGGGTGAACTCGATCCATCCCTGGGGGGTGGACACCCCGATGGCCACCGAGGACCTGACCGCCAGGCGCATGCTCGACGACAACCCCGGGCACGCCGCCTCCTTCGCGAGCATCCTGCCGCTGCTGCTGACCGGCGTCGACGAGATCGCCGAGCTGGTCGTCTACCTCGCCTCCGACGCCGCGCGCAGCGTGACCGGCGCCCAGCTCGTCATCGACGCGGGGGCGACCGCCGTCTGACAGAGTTGTACTCCCGGTCTATACTCACCAATCAAGGATCGGAGAGGCGGGGGTGCACGCGATGGCGCGACCCGACGACCCTGGCGGCAACCGCCGCCGGCTGCTGGGTCCTCTCGTGGTCGTTGCCGCCTGGCTGATGGCCGCGGCGCTGGGGCTGCTCGCCGCGCCGTCGCTCACCACCGTGGCGGTGCAGGACGAGACCGCCCTCCTCCCCCACGACGCGCCCTCGCAGCAGGCCGCCCAGCTGCTCCACCGCCTCTTCCCCCACGACCCCTCCCTCGACTCCGCGCTGATCGTCCTCCACCGGCCGGGTGGGCTCACCGCCGCCGACCGCGCCTACCAGGCCCGGCTCAGCGCGGAGCTGGCGTCGCCGGCGATGGCGCGGACGGTGGCCGGCGTCGAGTCGGCGACCGGCCTCTCCCGGCTCTCGTCGGTGCTCACCTCGCCCGACGGGACCACCGCGCTGGTGGTGGTCGGGCTTCGCGCCGCCCCCTTCACCGGCGCTGCCGACAGCGCGGTGGCGGGGCTGCGCCACCACCTCGACGCCACCGCCCCGGCGGGGCTGACCCACCACCTCAGCGGCGTCGCCGGGCTCAGCGCCGACGAGACCGGGGAGGTCACCGCCAGCTTCGCCCGCACCGCCGTGGTCTCGATCGTGCTGGTGCTCGCCATCCTCCTGCTCGTCTACCGCTCGCTGCTGGGAGGGCTGATCCCGCTGGTCACCAGCGGCGCCGCCTTCGCGGTCGCCCTCGGCGCCATCGGCATCCTCGCCGCCCACGGCCTCCAGGTGTCGACCCTCGCCACCACCCTGATGGTGGTGATGGTGTTCGGCGCGGGCACCGACTACTGCCTGTTCCTCGTCTCCCGCTACCGGGAGGAGCTGGGCGGCGGCGGTTCCCGGACCACCGCGCTGGGCCGGGCCCGCCGCGCCACCGGCCCGGTGATCGCCGCCTCCGGGGCGACCGTGATCGCCGGGTTCCTGTCGCTGCTCACCGCGCGAATGGGCGTCTACCGCACCATCGGGCCCGCCGTCGGCATCGCGGTGGCGGTCACCGTCGCCGCCGGGCTCACCCTCACCCCGGCGCTGCTCGCCCTGCTCGGCGGGCGCGCCTTCCGGGCGCCGCGACGCCCCGGCAGCGGCATCTGGCCGTGGCTGGGAACCCTGGTGCGGACCCGGCCGGCAGCGGTCAGCCTGGCGGTGGCGGCGGTGCTGCTGCTCTGCGCCGGCGGGCTGCGGGGCTTCCACCAGTCCTTCGATCTCTCCCGCGAGCTGCCCCCCTCGGCCGACTCGCGGCGCGGCGCCGAGACCGTCGCCGGCCACCTTCCCACCGGCGAGCTCGCCCCCATCGTGCTGGTGGTCAGCGGCGGGCACGCGGTGCGCACCGCGGCCTCGCTCGACGCCGTCGACCGGCTCAGCGACGCGCTGCACGCCCTCCCCGGGGTCGCGGAGGTGCGCTCGGTCACCCAGCCGGCGGGGGCGCCGATCACGCTGCGCTCGGGGGCGGGCGGGCTCGAGGGGATGGCCGGGCTGCGCTCGCTCGGCATCGATCCCAACCGTGTCGACGTCACCCCGCTGTACTCGGCGATGGCGTCGTCCCGCGGCCTCCGGCTCACCGAGCCGGTGCTCCGCGCCCATCCCCAGCTGGCCGCGCCGCTCGACTACTTCGTCGGCGCCGGGGGCACCTCCACCCGGCTGATGGTGGTGGTCCACGGCGATCCCTACGCGCCGGCGGCGCTGCGGCTGATCCCCCGGGTGGCGGCGACCGCCGCGTCCACCCTGGCCGGGGGCCCGCTGGCGGGCGCGCAGCTCGCGGTGGGCGGGCCGCCGGCGATCTTCGCGGACATCGAGCGGCTCGGCGGCGAGGACTTCCACCGGGTGATGGCGGTGCTGCTCGTCGCCATCCTGGTGGTGCTCACCCTGCTGCTGCGCTCGCCGGTCACCCCCCTCTACCTGCTGGTCACGGTGCTGCTCTCCTACGCCGCCACCCTCGGGCTCACGGTCGCGGTGTTCTCCGGCCTGCTCGGTCAGGGCGACCTGTCCTTCTGGGTGCCGCCGTTCCTCTTCGTCATCCTCGTCGCCCTCGGCGCCGACTACAACATCTTCATCACCAGCCGGATGCGCGAGGCGCTCGACGCCGGCGCGTCGGTGGCCGACGCGGCGGTGCGCGGCCTCGTCGACACCGGCCCGGTGATCTCCTCGGCCGGGCTGATCCTCGCCGGCACCTTCCTCGCGATGGTGATCGTGCCCCTCCCCACGCTCGCGCAGATGGGCTTCGCGGTCACCACCGGGGTGCTCATCGACACCTTCGTGGTGCGCCCGCTGCTGGTGCCGGCGCTCACGGTGTGGCTGGGACGGCTCGCCTTCTGGCCGAGCTCGGCCAGAACCCGGACCCGTCCGGCGCTGCGCGTGGGGGTGGCCGCCGCCGAGCTCGGGCTCGCCGCCGCCGTCGCCGCGGCGGTGCTGGTGGGGACGCCGCTCGCCGAGGGCCTGACCGCGACCCGCGTCCCCGGCGCGGCCCCCGCCGCCGGCCCCCGGGTGGCCGGGCTCGTGGCGCCGGCGACCGCCGCTCCGGTGACACCGGCGACCGGGGCGGCGACCCCGCCACCGCCCGCGGCACCGCGGACCGGCACCCGTCCGGTGGCCGCCCCTCCCCCGCCCGCGGCGGCGATGGCCCCGGCAGCGGCCGGCGCCGCGCCGGCGCCGGCGCGCATCGCGATCCCCGCCACCGGCGGGTGGCGGTTCCACCTCGAGGGCACCCGCCGGATCGGCATGGTCGGCTCCCAGCAGCCGTTCAGCGAGGACGTCACCACCAGCGTCAGCCGCACCGGCGGCTCCGCCGACGCCCCGGTGATGCGGCTCACCACCTCGTCGAACGCGGGGACGCAGGACGACCAGCGCCGCTACGCCCCCGGCGGCGTCGAGTGGCTCTCCACCCAGGGGTCGACCACCGGGCTCGCCTTCGGCGGCACCTTCCAGCCGCCGCTGCTGCTGCTCGAAGCCCCGGTGCGGCAGGGCGCCACCTACGCCGCGGACTGGTCGACCGGCCCGACCCACGGCCACACCACCACCACCGTGACCGGCACCCGCAGCGTCACCGTCGCCGGCCGTGCCCACACCTGCGTCGCCACCCGGTCCGACTCCACCTTCAGCGGGGACATGAACGGCTCCCGCCAGGTCAGCTCGTGCTGGGTCACCGAGCTGGGGATGGCGGTCACCGAGGCCGAGCACGACCAGGGCACCTACCAGGGCGTGCCCTTCGACGTCACCACCGACCGGGTGCTCGTCGGGGTTCCAGGGGGAGGGCTGTGAGCGACCTCGGAGCTGATCGCCCGGGAGAGGCCCCCGATGATTGAGCGCGCCGGCGCTCAGAGCCTGAAGACGCGCCCTCAGTGCACCCGGCCGAGGATCTCGGGGAGGCGGGCGACCACCCGCGCGTCGATGAGCCCGGTGAACAGGTAGGTGACGATGTCGGGCTCGGCGAAGATGTTCAGGTCGGGCGCGACCATCCGCGAGTAGCCCTCGAAGAGCATCAGCTGGCGGGCGACGAGGATGAGCTCGCGGGGCAGGGTGAGGCGGTGCTGCAGCGCCACCGAGAAGATGTCGATGAGCAGGCGGGGGAAGGAGATCTCCGCGAGCGGCCGGTCGAGGTGCTGGAGGACGATCAGCCCGACGTCGCGTCCCAGCGCCTCCTCGTCGATCGGGCCGCGGCTCAGCCCGGCCTCCTCGAGCACCGCGCCGATGCCCCGCGGATCGCCCTTGAGCACCGCGTCGCGGATGGCGCGGGGCAGCGACATGCAGAGCACGTGGCGCAGGGTCGCGTCGAGCTCGCCCATGATCCCGAAGTCGAGCAGGGCGATGTCACCGTCGGCGGTGTAGAAGATGTTGGCGGCGTGGACGTCGCCGTGGAAGAGCCCGTGGCGCAGCGCCGACTCGAGCCAGGCGCGCATCGCCTCGAGGCCGACGTCGAACACCGCCTCGCTCCCCAGCCGGCGGGCCGCGGTGTCGATCGGGTCGCCGTCGATGAAGGTCATCACCAGCACCGACTCGCTGACCATGCCCTCGACGGCCTCGGGGACGTGGATTCGCGGGTTGGCGCCGTCGAGGTGGAGGTTGCGTCCGAACTCCGCCATCCGCCGGGCCTCGATGCGCAGGTCCATCTCGGTGCGCAGGCTGGCCGCGAAGTCCTCGGCGATCGCCACCGGGCTGATGGTCCGGCCCAGCGACCCGGCCCGCTCCAGGGGGAGGGCGAACAGCTTGAGCAGCCGCAGGTCGCGCTCGACACGGGTGCTCAGGCCCGGACGCCGCACCTTGACCGCGACCACCCGGCCGTCGCGGAGCTGGGCGCGGTGCACCTGGGCGATGGACGCCGCGGCGCGAGGGCGCTCGTCGAACCAGCGGAAGAGGTTCTGGACCGGCGCGCCCAGACCCTCCTCGACGATCTTGCGCACCGCCGCGGGCTTCTCCGGGGGCACGTCGTCGAGCAGCTGGCGGAACTCCTCGGAGAAGGCGGTGGGGAAGATCCCCGGGCTGGATGCGATCAGCTGGCCGAGCTTGACGAAGGTCGGGCCCAGCTCGACGAAGCTCTTGCGCAGCGCCCGGGCCAGCGCCTCCAGCCCCTGGTCGCGGGGGCGCAGCACCAGGAAGGGCCCGCGCCGGGCGGTGCTGAGAACGCCGTTGCGGGTGAGGCTGAGGCCGATGCGCCCCAGCCGCACGGCGTCGAGCGGCGACAGCCGGCGCAGATCGATGGCGACGTCGTCGGTCTTCGTCGCGCTGCCTCCCCCCGTGGTGATCCGGCTCAGGACGCGCGCAGCCCCCTGCCGAGCAGCCCCACAACGATGTCGCCCACCCGCACGGCGTCGAGCTCCTGGTGGGCGACGAGGTAGTGGAGCCCGGTCACGGTCACCGCGCCGTAGATCGCGGCGCTGGTGGCCTCGTCGTCGACCAGCCCGCCGATCGACCCGTCGGCCCGCCCCTCGGCGAGCAGCCGGGCGACGGGGAACAGGAAGGCCTCGCCGATGGCGTTGGCGATCTCCGGGATCCGCCCGGCGCGGCTGAGGTCGGCGAGGAGCACCCGGCAGGCGTCGGGCCGTGCCGCCATCACCCGCAGCTGGGCGCGCACGATCGCCTCCAGCCGATCCAGCGCGGTCCCCGGGCTGGCGACCAGGCGCTCGACCTCCTCGGCGACGTCGCGGAGCAGGCTGGCGAGCAGCCAGGAGAGGATCTGCTCCTTCCCCTGGAAGTGGTAGTACAGGGTGGCCTTGGGGACCCCGGTCACCTCGGCCACGTCCTCCATCCGGGTGCCCTCGAAGCCCTTCTCGGCGAACGCCGCCACCGCCAGCTCGAGCCGCTCGCGGAGCGGGCTGGGGAGGGCACGGAGTGTCACATCCCTAGTTTAGACCCCCGGTCGAGGCCGGGATCGAGCCGAACCGGTCACGGTCCTGGCGGGCCCTGCGGGTCGGTGGGGTCGTGCCAGTTCAGGTAGCTCCGTCCCGACACCCCGGTGCTGCCGC from Candidatus Dormiibacterota bacterium harbors:
- a CDS encoding response regulator, with the protein product MANILVAEDHADLLRMICLVLEGSGHAVVPTPDGAEAIRLVREGLRPDLFLSDFRMPGTTGLDTVMEIRHIHPDLPCLIVTGDEGLWRSADSLALLDIEVVRKPFAVPHLVAAVSRALAAHTTITGHPVEHPRTTRPAEAAASD
- the lepB gene encoding signal peptidase I translates to MTQLTALPPASPEASPPPPPEKGSGGSGRKLVRDLLEVLALAVALYVVITVCLQTVRVDGPSMIPTLQSNDLLFADKLTYRLHAPERGDIIVLRQPGDVNRDIIKRVIGVPGDTIEIDGTYHVVNGQPRPAVLIKPAGASSFQVLPEPYLPDQTKDPWTDVDFCCDSAGKATKTPQALTVPADRFFVLGDNRNVSLDSRYIGLIPRGNIIARARLRIWPLTTFGLLGRGPGLAAALIFPLPWGLVRQRRRVAALVTGTRRPRD
- a CDS encoding glycosyltransferase family 39 protein — encoded protein: MTLLATRVAASGRDRAGLSGYAAGLVAIGGAGLAARIVLLGLQPISRDEAFTAVVTRRSWGGMLDAIRHDSAPPLSYVLDHLATAVSSSPSLLRLPSALIGAAVIPVAAALGRRLGGDPAGLGAAAVAAALPSVLIPARDARMYAMAATLVMAFALVLWRALERPDRGRLAVLAGLTAAALLTHYLDIAAVAATLVAAVLLPERRALPRALAAVAVGCLPLAAWLPLAHAQAANAGGAFWASGLGPAPTLGIVTQLLAGPGVDRELPQHALLVTAQAFSLLGASIAGAAVLFGVARPAVSGWRGGWYLAVAGLGAIGILALLSLRSPVWDARYASVLWPPLVPLLGLGLARLRRLAALPVAGMAVAALLFAFLQTRPDVGALAAALRGRVGPADVVLATPDLYLQLLAEGDPATVARTHVPASSVPWYWGVAAYPADALMPRVPASAATVRMVSTQGQPAPAGPPGRVRTGHGCTDLVCVDVYLAPGPRP
- a CDS encoding mycofactocin-coupled SDR family oxidoreductase, with the translated sequence MGRVEGRVALVTGAARGQGRAEAVLLAAEGADIIAVDICAEVLPLGYPPATPADLEETARLVEERGRRVVARRADVRDLAALTAAVEEGVAALGRLDVVVANAGICGWGRVWEISEAEWRGVIDTNLTGVWHTLRATVPILIDQGTGGSVIVTSSVAGLKSLPLQAHYSAAKHGLVGLAKSAAIELGEHGIRVNSIHPWGVDTPMATEDLTARRMLDDNPGHAASFASILPLLLTGVDEIAELVVYLASDAARSVTGAQLVIDAGATAV
- a CDS encoding MMPL family transporter, with translation MARPDDPGGNRRRLLGPLVVVAAWLMAAALGLLAAPSLTTVAVQDETALLPHDAPSQQAAQLLHRLFPHDPSLDSALIVLHRPGGLTAADRAYQARLSAELASPAMARTVAGVESATGLSRLSSVLTSPDGTTALVVVGLRAAPFTGAADSAVAGLRHHLDATAPAGLTHHLSGVAGLSADETGEVTASFARTAVVSIVLVLAILLLVYRSLLGGLIPLVTSGAAFAVALGAIGILAAHGLQVSTLATTLMVVMVFGAGTDYCLFLVSRYREELGGGGSRTTALGRARRATGPVIAASGATVIAGFLSLLTARMGVYRTIGPAVGIAVAVTVAAGLTLTPALLALLGGRAFRAPRRPGSGIWPWLGTLVRTRPAAVSLAVAAVLLLCAGGLRGFHQSFDLSRELPPSADSRRGAETVAGHLPTGELAPIVLVVSGGHAVRTAASLDAVDRLSDALHALPGVAEVRSVTQPAGAPITLRSGAGGLEGMAGLRSLGIDPNRVDVTPLYSAMASSRGLRLTEPVLRAHPQLAAPLDYFVGAGGTSTRLMVVVHGDPYAPAALRLIPRVAATAASTLAGGPLAGAQLAVGGPPAIFADIERLGGEDFHRVMAVLLVAILVVLTLLLRSPVTPLYLLVTVLLSYAATLGLTVAVFSGLLGQGDLSFWVPPFLFVILVALGADYNIFITSRMREALDAGASVADAAVRGLVDTGPVISSAGLILAGTFLAMVIVPLPTLAQMGFAVTTGVLIDTFVVRPLLVPALTVWLGRLAFWPSSARTRTRPALRVGVAAAELGLAAAVAAAVLVGTPLAEGLTATRVPGAAPAAGPRVAGLVAPATAAPVTPATGAATPPPPAAPRTGTRPVAAPPPPAAAMAPAAAGAAPAPARIAIPATGGWRFHLEGTRRIGMVGSQQPFSEDVTTSVSRTGGSADAPVMRLTTSSNAGTQDDQRRYAPGGVEWLSTQGSTTGLAFGGTFQPPLLLLEAPVRQGATYAADWSTGPTHGHTTTTVTGTRSVTVAGRAHTCVATRSDSTFSGDMNGSRQVSSCWVTELGMAVTEAEHDQGTYQGVPFDVTTDRVLVGVPGGGL
- a CDS encoding AarF/UbiB family protein, which produces MRLGRIGLSLTRNGVLSTARRGPFLVLRPRDQGLEALARALRKSFVELGPTFVKLGQLIASSPGIFPTAFSEEFRQLLDDVPPEKPAAVRKIVEEGLGAPVQNLFRWFDERPRAAASIAQVHRAQLRDGRVVAVKVRRPGLSTRVERDLRLLKLFALPLERAGSLGRTISPVAIAEDFAASLRTEMDLRIEARRMAEFGRNLHLDGANPRIHVPEAVEGMVSESVLVMTFIDGDPIDTAARRLGSEAVFDVGLEAMRAWLESALRHGLFHGDVHAANIFYTADGDIALLDFGIMGELDATLRHVLCMSLPRAIRDAVLKGDPRGIGAVLEEAGLSRGPIDEEALGRDVGLIVLQHLDRPLAEISFPRLLIDIFSVALQHRLTLPRELILVARQLMLFEGYSRMVAPDLNIFAEPDIVTYLFTGLIDARVVARLPEILGRVH
- a CDS encoding TetR/AcrR family transcriptional regulator, which codes for MTLRALPSPLRERLELAVAAFAEKGFEGTRMEDVAEVTGVPKATLYYHFQGKEQILSWLLASLLRDVAEEVERLVASPGTALDRLEAIVRAQLRVMAARPDACRVLLADLSRAGRIPEIANAIGEAFLFPVARLLAEGRADGSIGGLVDDEATSAAIYGAVTVTGLHYLVAHQELDAVRVGDIVVGLLGRGLRAS